The Seriola aureovittata isolate HTS-2021-v1 ecotype China chromosome 2, ASM2101889v1, whole genome shotgun sequence genome has a segment encoding these proteins:
- the calcoco1b gene encoding calcium-binding and coiled-coil domain-containing protein 1b isoform X1 codes for MSCVSLNCISHESASITNFTWGPHGSGEVVKLLHLTGLLITVYRLMHSSILHQIAENTSHSFLSGIRLHGITSVRTQLPITMDKQFTVVFRNVGQLYFPQTRVECHYSLTSDHQWSSKDWIGIFEMGWSSMKEYYTYTWALVPEGYTEGTSVNCCALFHACYLPRPSTVEYQFVYVDKMGQVCARSRPFTFCAPKPLEELETLKEERDEEDGEEELLLVIPRAQLLQSRLEECLKKQADLQQALDEAKEERESEKENSRKERMEWESEREAMTEEISELKDNLRHKCDLLKKMEGKHKDVKYSQENLTSELSKLMADKAQSEQRIKDLEDDVTVLTDREKEGNMELERLKERVKKMSSQMKHDEEKRKSLQAENEAGLVEVRGLQEHMDACEHVTETLRRELRELGTRQAHTQTELHQARLQVAQLTLQLSEENLVFREERANWALEREAYKHAAETEKNKLQEVSCEVQRKEDWLQEERMEREKLEVELGRERDCNRVLLSDAKRELQELKASLRKAQMESEEQQLEKQDLVNYICRLEQRLGIVPETKSNEEIARSISPDSSSEDDEDASPASSRSISSPLFLSAHLEWSNGDEIPAEIHIQSKKDTPASDTQDEKRQRCEPRAGEGKQLIPPELINPILSELADSPMW; via the exons ATGAGCTGTGTATCCCTGAACTGCATCTCCCATGAATCTGCCAGCATCACTAATTTTACTTGGGGTCCACATGGTTCCGGAGAGGTTGTGAAACTCTTGCACCTGACAGGATTGCTCATCACTGTCTACAGACTGATGCACAGCTCTATCCTTCATCAGATAgcagaaaacacatcacattcaTTTCTCAGCGGAATAAG atTGCATGGTATAACCTCAGTGCGCA CTCAGCTTCCTATAACCATGGATAAACAGTTCACAGTGGTGTTTCGAAATGTGGGGCAACTGTACTTCCCCCAAACCAGAGTGGAGTGCCACTacagtctgacctctgaccatcagtggagcaGCAAAGACTGGATAGGGATTTTTGAG ATGGGCTGGTCTTCAATGAAAGAGTATTACACATATACATGGGCTCTTGTTCCTGAAGGGTACACCGAGGGAACCAGTGTAAACTGCTGTGCACTTTTTCACG CATGTTACCTGCCCCGTCCCAGTACCGTGGAGTACCAGTTCGTGTACGTGGATAAGATGGGACAGGTGTGTGCCCGCAGTCGACCATTCACTTTCTGTGCTCCCAAGccgctggaggagctggagactCTGAAAGAGGAACGAGACGAGGAGGACGGCGAGGAGGAGCTGCTCCTGGTCATCCCCAGGgcccagctgctgcag AGTCGACTGGAGGAATGCTTAAAAAAACAAGCCGATTTACAGCAGGCTCTGGACGAGgcaaaagaggagagagagagtgagaaagagaacagcagaaaagaaaggatggagtgggagagtgagagagaagcaATGACGGAGGAAATCTCAGAGCTTAAGGACAACCTGAGACACAAGTGCGACCTGTTgaagaagatggagggaaaacacaag GATGTGAAGTATAGTCAGGAAAATCTGACCTCTGAACTGAGTAAACTTATGGCTGACAAGGCTCAGAGCGAGCAGCGAATCAAAGACCTGGAGGACGATGTCACAGTTCTGACtgacagggagaaagagggaaacatGGAACTGGAAAG GCTgaaggagagagtgaagaaaatgtccagtCAAATGAAACACgatgaggaaaagagaaagtcTCTGCAG GCGGAGAACGAGGCCGGTCTGGTGGAGGTGCGAGGGCTGCAGGAGCATATGGATGCTTGCGAGCACGTAACCGAGACCCTGCGCAGAGAGCTGAGGGAGCTGGGCACCCGTCAGGCCCACACCCAGACCGAGCTGCACCAAGCCCGGCTGCAAGTGGCCCAGCTCACCCTGCAGCTGTCCGAGGAGAACCTGGTCTTCAGGGAGGAGCGCGCCAACTGGGCTCTGGAGAGAGAGGCTTACAAACACGCAGCAGAG actgagaaaaacaaattgcaAGAAGTGAGCTGTGAGGTGCAGAGGAAAGAGGACTGGCtccaggaggagaggatggagagggagaaactAGAAGTTGAGcttgggagggagagagattgtAATCGA gtGCTGCTGAGTGATGCCAAGcgagagctgcaggagctgaagGCCAGTCTGAGGAAAGCCCAGATGGAGAGCGAGGAGCAGCAGCTTGAGAAACAG GACCTGGTGAACTACATCTGTCGGCTGGAGCAAAGGTTGGGGATTGTGCCAGAAACTAAATCAAATGAAGAAATCGCTAGATCTATCT CTCCTGACTCTTCCTCTGAGGATGACGAGGATGCTTCCCCAGCTTCCTCCAGATCaatttcttctcctctcttcctgtccgCTCACCTGGAATGGTCCAACGGAGATGAGATCCCTGCTGAGATTCACATCCAGAGCAAAAAAGACACACCAGCCTCCGACACACAG GATGAGAAGAGGCAGCGCTGCGAGCCCCGAGCAGGAGAAGGGAAGCAACTGATCCCACCAGAACTCATCAACCCCATCCTGAG TGAGCTGGCTGACTCCCCCATGTGGTAA
- the smug1 gene encoding single-strand-selective monofunctional uracil-DNA glycosylase 1, with the protein MLDDNTPAQESGKLACGDGEKEVALCEANEQGFKPAPEVHMTPSSRFLQVELELNVHLRRLTFSNPVRYIYNPLEYAWDTHRCYVEKYCQTGQKILFLGMNPGPFGMAQTGVPFGEVKSVVDWLKITGEVGHPQNEHPKRRITGLACTQSEVSGARFWGFFRKLCGEPSLFFRHCFVHNLCPLIFMSESGKNLTPPELLAAEREALLALCDIALCQAVQALGVSMVIGVGKVAERRARRALSAADVSVRVEGIMHPSPRNPLANKGWEEVAKAKLVELDVMSLLSNT; encoded by the exons ATGTTAGATGACAACACGCCTGCACAGGAATCGGGTAAGCTAGCTTGTGGAGACGGGGAGAAGGAAGTGGCTTTGTGTGAGGCAAATGAGCAGGGATTTAAACCTGCGCCGGAGGTGCACATGACGCCCTCCTCCAGGTTTCTGCAGGTTGAACTGGAGCTGAACGTCCACCTCCGTCGGCTCACCTTCAGCAACCCTGTCCGGTACATCTACAACCCGCTGGAGTACGCCTGGGACACACACCGCTGCTACGTGGAGAAGTATTGCCAGACCGGACAAAAGATCTTATTTTTGGGGATGAACCCAGGACCTTTCGGCATGGCACAGACTGGG GTCCCCTTTGGTGAAGTGAAGTCAGTTGTTGATTGGCTGAAGATCACAGGGGAGGTCGGTCATCCTCAGAACGAGCATCCAAAGCGGCGGATCACAGGACTCGCGTGTACTCAGAGTGAAGTTAGCGGTGCACGTTTTTGGGGCTTCTTCAGAAAGTTGTGTGGTGAACCATCACTGTTCTTCCGCCACTGCTTTGTGCACAACCTTTGCCCACTGATTTTCATGAGCGAGAGTGGGAAGAATTTGACTCCTCCTGAGTTGCTGGCGGCTGAGCGGGAGGCCCTTCTGGCCCTGTGTGATATTGCACTGTGCCAGGCGGTGCAGGCACTGGGCGTCTCCATGGTGATTGGAGTTGGGAAGGTTGCAGAGCGGCGGGCACGGCGAGCGCTCTCTGCTGCAGATGTCAGTGTGCGAGTTGAGGGCATCATGCATCCGTCGCCTAGGAACCCACTAGCCAATAAGGGCTGGGAGGAAGTAGCCAAAGCCAAACTGGTAGAACTGGATGTCATGTCGCTACTGAGCAACACATGA
- the calcoco1b gene encoding calcium-binding and coiled-coil domain-containing protein 1b isoform X3, producing MDKQFTVVFRNVGQLYFPQTRVECHYSLTSDHQWSSKDWIGIFEMGWSSMKEYYTYTWALVPEGYTEGTSVNCCALFHACYLPRPSTVEYQFVYVDKMGQVCARSRPFTFCAPKPLEELETLKEERDEEDGEEELLLVIPRAQLLQSRLEECLKKQADLQQALDEAKEERESEKENSRKERMEWESEREAMTEEISELKDNLRHKCDLLKKMEGKHKDVKYSQENLTSELSKLMADKAQSEQRIKDLEDDVTVLTDREKEGNMELERLKERVKKMSSQMKHDEEKRKSLQAENEAGLVEVRGLQEHMDACEHVTETLRRELRELGTRQAHTQTELHQARLQVAQLTLQLSEENLVFREERANWALEREAYKHAAETEKNKLQEVSCEVQRKEDWLQEERMEREKLEVELGRERDCNRVLLSDAKRELQELKASLRKAQMESEEQQLEKQDLVNYICRLEQRLGIVPETKSNEEIARSISPDSSSEDDEDASPASSRSISSPLFLSAHLEWSNGDEIPAEIHIQSKKDTPASDTQDEKRQRCEPRAGEGKQLIPPELINPILSELADSPMW from the exons ATGGATAAACAGTTCACAGTGGTGTTTCGAAATGTGGGGCAACTGTACTTCCCCCAAACCAGAGTGGAGTGCCACTacagtctgacctctgaccatcagtggagcaGCAAAGACTGGATAGGGATTTTTGAG ATGGGCTGGTCTTCAATGAAAGAGTATTACACATATACATGGGCTCTTGTTCCTGAAGGGTACACCGAGGGAACCAGTGTAAACTGCTGTGCACTTTTTCACG CATGTTACCTGCCCCGTCCCAGTACCGTGGAGTACCAGTTCGTGTACGTGGATAAGATGGGACAGGTGTGTGCCCGCAGTCGACCATTCACTTTCTGTGCTCCCAAGccgctggaggagctggagactCTGAAAGAGGAACGAGACGAGGAGGACGGCGAGGAGGAGCTGCTCCTGGTCATCCCCAGGgcccagctgctgcag AGTCGACTGGAGGAATGCTTAAAAAAACAAGCCGATTTACAGCAGGCTCTGGACGAGgcaaaagaggagagagagagtgagaaagagaacagcagaaaagaaaggatggagtgggagagtgagagagaagcaATGACGGAGGAAATCTCAGAGCTTAAGGACAACCTGAGACACAAGTGCGACCTGTTgaagaagatggagggaaaacacaag GATGTGAAGTATAGTCAGGAAAATCTGACCTCTGAACTGAGTAAACTTATGGCTGACAAGGCTCAGAGCGAGCAGCGAATCAAAGACCTGGAGGACGATGTCACAGTTCTGACtgacagggagaaagagggaaacatGGAACTGGAAAG GCTgaaggagagagtgaagaaaatgtccagtCAAATGAAACACgatgaggaaaagagaaagtcTCTGCAG GCGGAGAACGAGGCCGGTCTGGTGGAGGTGCGAGGGCTGCAGGAGCATATGGATGCTTGCGAGCACGTAACCGAGACCCTGCGCAGAGAGCTGAGGGAGCTGGGCACCCGTCAGGCCCACACCCAGACCGAGCTGCACCAAGCCCGGCTGCAAGTGGCCCAGCTCACCCTGCAGCTGTCCGAGGAGAACCTGGTCTTCAGGGAGGAGCGCGCCAACTGGGCTCTGGAGAGAGAGGCTTACAAACACGCAGCAGAG actgagaaaaacaaattgcaAGAAGTGAGCTGTGAGGTGCAGAGGAAAGAGGACTGGCtccaggaggagaggatggagagggagaaactAGAAGTTGAGcttgggagggagagagattgtAATCGA gtGCTGCTGAGTGATGCCAAGcgagagctgcaggagctgaagGCCAGTCTGAGGAAAGCCCAGATGGAGAGCGAGGAGCAGCAGCTTGAGAAACAG GACCTGGTGAACTACATCTGTCGGCTGGAGCAAAGGTTGGGGATTGTGCCAGAAACTAAATCAAATGAAGAAATCGCTAGATCTATCT CTCCTGACTCTTCCTCTGAGGATGACGAGGATGCTTCCCCAGCTTCCTCCAGATCaatttcttctcctctcttcctgtccgCTCACCTGGAATGGTCCAACGGAGATGAGATCCCTGCTGAGATTCACATCCAGAGCAAAAAAGACACACCAGCCTCCGACACACAG GATGAGAAGAGGCAGCGCTGCGAGCCCCGAGCAGGAGAAGGGAAGCAACTGATCCCACCAGAACTCATCAACCCCATCCTGAG TGAGCTGGCTGACTCCCCCATGTGGTAA
- the calcoco1b gene encoding calcium-binding and coiled-coil domain-containing protein 1b isoform X2: protein MSCVSLNCISHESASITNFTWGPHGSGEVVKLLHLTGLLITVYRLMHSSILHQIAENTSHSFLSGIRLHGITSVRTQLPITMDKQFTVVFRNVGQLYFPQTRVECHYSLTSDHQWSSKDWIGIFEMGWSSMKEYYTYTWALVPEGYTEGTSVNCCALFHACYLPRPSTVEYQFVYVDKMGQVCARSRPFTFCAPKPLEELETLKEERDEEDGEEELLLVIPRAQLLQSRLEECLKKQADLQQALDEAKEERESEKENSRKERMEWESEREAMTEEISELKDNLRHKCDLLKKMEGKHKAENEAGLVEVRGLQEHMDACEHVTETLRRELRELGTRQAHTQTELHQARLQVAQLTLQLSEENLVFREERANWALEREAYKHAAETEKNKLQEVSCEVQRKEDWLQEERMEREKLEVELGRERDCNRVLLSDAKRELQELKASLRKAQMESEEQQLEKQDLVNYICRLEQRLGIVPETKSNEEIARSISPDSSSEDDEDASPASSRSISSPLFLSAHLEWSNGDEIPAEIHIQSKKDTPASDTQDEKRQRCEPRAGEGKQLIPPELINPILSELADSPMW, encoded by the exons ATGAGCTGTGTATCCCTGAACTGCATCTCCCATGAATCTGCCAGCATCACTAATTTTACTTGGGGTCCACATGGTTCCGGAGAGGTTGTGAAACTCTTGCACCTGACAGGATTGCTCATCACTGTCTACAGACTGATGCACAGCTCTATCCTTCATCAGATAgcagaaaacacatcacattcaTTTCTCAGCGGAATAAG atTGCATGGTATAACCTCAGTGCGCA CTCAGCTTCCTATAACCATGGATAAACAGTTCACAGTGGTGTTTCGAAATGTGGGGCAACTGTACTTCCCCCAAACCAGAGTGGAGTGCCACTacagtctgacctctgaccatcagtggagcaGCAAAGACTGGATAGGGATTTTTGAG ATGGGCTGGTCTTCAATGAAAGAGTATTACACATATACATGGGCTCTTGTTCCTGAAGGGTACACCGAGGGAACCAGTGTAAACTGCTGTGCACTTTTTCACG CATGTTACCTGCCCCGTCCCAGTACCGTGGAGTACCAGTTCGTGTACGTGGATAAGATGGGACAGGTGTGTGCCCGCAGTCGACCATTCACTTTCTGTGCTCCCAAGccgctggaggagctggagactCTGAAAGAGGAACGAGACGAGGAGGACGGCGAGGAGGAGCTGCTCCTGGTCATCCCCAGGgcccagctgctgcag AGTCGACTGGAGGAATGCTTAAAAAAACAAGCCGATTTACAGCAGGCTCTGGACGAGgcaaaagaggagagagagagtgagaaagagaacagcagaaaagaaaggatggagtgggagagtgagagagaagcaATGACGGAGGAAATCTCAGAGCTTAAGGACAACCTGAGACACAAGTGCGACCTGTTgaagaagatggagggaaaacacaag GCGGAGAACGAGGCCGGTCTGGTGGAGGTGCGAGGGCTGCAGGAGCATATGGATGCTTGCGAGCACGTAACCGAGACCCTGCGCAGAGAGCTGAGGGAGCTGGGCACCCGTCAGGCCCACACCCAGACCGAGCTGCACCAAGCCCGGCTGCAAGTGGCCCAGCTCACCCTGCAGCTGTCCGAGGAGAACCTGGTCTTCAGGGAGGAGCGCGCCAACTGGGCTCTGGAGAGAGAGGCTTACAAACACGCAGCAGAG actgagaaaaacaaattgcaAGAAGTGAGCTGTGAGGTGCAGAGGAAAGAGGACTGGCtccaggaggagaggatggagagggagaaactAGAAGTTGAGcttgggagggagagagattgtAATCGA gtGCTGCTGAGTGATGCCAAGcgagagctgcaggagctgaagGCCAGTCTGAGGAAAGCCCAGATGGAGAGCGAGGAGCAGCAGCTTGAGAAACAG GACCTGGTGAACTACATCTGTCGGCTGGAGCAAAGGTTGGGGATTGTGCCAGAAACTAAATCAAATGAAGAAATCGCTAGATCTATCT CTCCTGACTCTTCCTCTGAGGATGACGAGGATGCTTCCCCAGCTTCCTCCAGATCaatttcttctcctctcttcctgtccgCTCACCTGGAATGGTCCAACGGAGATGAGATCCCTGCTGAGATTCACATCCAGAGCAAAAAAGACACACCAGCCTCCGACACACAG GATGAGAAGAGGCAGCGCTGCGAGCCCCGAGCAGGAGAAGGGAAGCAACTGATCCCACCAGAACTCATCAACCCCATCCTGAG TGAGCTGGCTGACTCCCCCATGTGGTAA